In Gossypium hirsutum isolate 1008001.06 chromosome D01, Gossypium_hirsutum_v2.1, whole genome shotgun sequence, the genomic window CAAACAACAAATGCTTCACAATAGGTGCAGGAGCAAAGATGTCTGCATGGTAAAAAGAGAACGCATGAACTCCTAGTGTTGCAAGAGTTAAGAGTTAGACCCAATACACCTTAATGCTTGCCTCCCTCTCAGATCCACAGACAGGACAAGAAACAAGAAATGCTTCACAAGAGTTGCAGGAGCAAAGGTGTCTGCAAGGTAAAAACAGAACGCATGAGCTCCTAGTGTTGCAGTGCTTACAAGCCATCTTTTTCTTGCTGTCTTCTTCTTGAACGTTATTGTCTCTTTCTTCTTCATCTCTGTGGCACGAACCATAATAAAAGGATTCTTCATCTTCAGCTGAACTGCTGACCCAAATTAGGCTCTCTCTCACTTGTTCCAGTCTTTTGTTTAGATCCATAACCTTCGCTTCATTTGCTTTTGCAAGTCTTTGCCATGACTCGCTTTCCATTTCCACTTTTCTTAAGCAGGCTTCAAGCTCCATCTTTTTCTTTGTTGCTCGTGCCAACTCTTCTTCTTTTCGCTTCATCAAATACAAGGCCTTTGATTCCATACTCTTTAGCAGAATGGTTTGTTGTTGCTTCCTTTGCTCTCGTAATACATATCTTAGCCTCTCATTCTGAGTTTTCCAAGCCCAGATATATGACACGAAAAATAAGAATTTTCAGTGAAACTGAAACCCTGAATAAAACAGTTAAACACAAAGGATATGATGGATTTCTTACCCGTAATTGAAGAAAGCAATCAATTTCCTGCCTTTGAATCTCCAGTTGAGCATCTAAAGGTTGAGAAACTGCCATGGGAACCAAGTTCTGAGCGTTTTGATGCGGATGAAAAGGAACGTCTTGAAGACTAGAACCAGCTTGGAATGAAGGAGCAGCAGGTGCAGGGTTTACCATCCAATCCTGAAGGCCACACATGGGCAAAGGCACACCCATATTTTCACGACACAACTGTGCTTGAACAGCCATAATAACTATCGCCAGGTATTGATCAAAACGAAGCAAAGCATCAttacaagaaataaaaataaaaaggatccCCCTTGTCCCTTTGTAAATTCACTTACTTGGTAACCATGAAGGATATGAAAATGGGGTAGGTTTTAGTGCTAGAAAAAAAGATGAGGCCCTCCTTAAGACTTATTTCTTAATCGGCATAACCTTTGCCTTGTTTGTTGGTTTGGGTTCTCTGGTGTAACTGAAAATAGACAGACCATCGCGGAGGATACCCGTGGATGGTTATAAATAGAGTGGGAAAACCGACAAAAATCTTATGAGAGAGATACAACGACGACGTACACATTCAGATTTTGTGACAGCAAGTCACACAGGTATCGGCTCAAGAGATTTTCacaaagaggaaaaaagaaaaatgtgtggGTTTTGAAAGGGAAATTCACTGGATTGGGACGTGAAAGAGTCAGACGTTATAGAATAGAGGCGAAGGAATCAGAAATTTGGTGAATTTTGTCAGTTTTTTGGTCATTGGAAAAGGCTGAATAATAGTTCCCATTAATTCTTCCAGTCAGCTGTTGTTTTCATATCCTCTAATGaaacaataaataaaacccaCTTCTTTTATCACTAATTTTATCCTTTTTAAAAAAGAAACTCATCTTCTAACTGGAGTTTAATTATGCTCATATTTTACGGTCTTTTTAATGACCTTCGCTGTATTTATGTGGTAGGTTTCAAAACGACAATTTCCATGCAGAGGTCTGCAAATTGCGATTTGTGTTTGGGGGGGGGGGTATGAAGAGTTCTGAAATGCAGTTTTCAGGTTAGTCTGGTGCCATGTGTCAGCCCTTGGATTAATGGGCTAGTGTGGTCGAGACTGGTGGTATGGGCCAGAAACGTCACCTCATCTATAGTAAACCCAACTACCAGTCTCCTAGGGGCACCAGGATCCAGGAAGCATCGGTTGCGTTGCTTAGACCTTTTTAACTCATGgatatcaatttaatctttaaaaatataatttaaaatgataacGCCTAGATGGGCTTTTTGTCAACTTTCAACAAATACCTGGGCATCGGCCATTCGCCACCGCATTCAATATGCGAACACCTGGGGGCCTCATGCCTGCGCCTACCATGATAAACCTATCTTCAGAGTACTGGACGTGATTGTAGCCGGTCGGTTGATGAACAACAAAAACCTTTTCTAGAGAATTTGTGGTGATTTACTGACAAACAATGCCACACAACGTTTTAACCGCGAGCGCAGCATGTTACCTCTTTCATGCAATCACATTGCCCGCTGGTAAACTGCATTTGAGACGGAGGACGCGGTGGCTGCTGCAGATTCGTTTGTGCAATGGCTAAATGAGAGCTACATCAAAATCTCAGAAAGGGCTAGTTTCATACTGATATAACGACTTCGCTTGGCAGTAACTTCTCCGAGCGATGGTCCTTCCAATACCACTTGCACAAGGGGAGGTCAGTGAGTTTATGTGA contains:
- the LOC107921419 gene encoding probable BOI-related E3 ubiquitin-protein ligase 2 — encoded protein: MAVQAQLCRENMGVPLPMCGLQDWMVNPAPAAPSFQAGSSLQDVPFHPHQNAQNLVPMAVSQPLDAQLEIQRQEIDCFLQLRNERLRYVLREQRKQQQTILLKSMESKALYLMKRKEEELARATKKKMELEACLRKVEMESESWQRLAKANEAKVMDLNKRLEQVRESLIWVSSSAEDEESFYYGSCHRDEEERDNNVQEEDSKKKMACKHCNTRSSCVLFLPCRHLCSCNSCEAFLVSCPVCGSEREASIKVYWV